A window from Candidatus Zixiibacteriota bacterium encodes these proteins:
- a CDS encoding translocation/assembly module TamB domain-containing protein, with amino-acid sequence MSKFFKILLIIVLVFVGLVITGVIVLTQTSLLKNRASALLNERLGSSTRLQIRIGDLSGSYLDGIAADSVVLTTDGDGALDTVAVVGRVEARYSASNILGGQFRIRRLAITNPRIFVPRDSVIAYLQSLFTDTGSAAAGRPPSAFEIDTLVITNGAILHADDSSIVAEAINLLLEIRQSGTGAHAVVHSGTAQVERLGTVTARADLHYVDRQVSFDSVAIRTNRSNIWLSGTSQHFTIKTTPIDLAEVELFRPIGVGGLLRFDGAIASDSTRDVWTLVGTVSGRLDRYELEDVRVRLSVDSTGVVVDSVAGHISGARWRGSGLLDWRLVPMAWSYEGAVSNFDLQRYVPNAVRTNISGNVSVAGHGSTEQDFVARCDVRLGAGAIAMIDMDAAIGLLTACAESLVVDGGFIVELNATRLSVSGRVDYNDSLDVVADFECSDLTAWREYLPVESLSGAGGGFVYFSGPTDDPDLSGVIESDSLRLFDLVTSSFHGRFHVPRFLSDPSGSLEAHLGSSDVWGIATDSITLSAAVAGHQITLDWIDWSTPGHHLEGAGVLDIAGDSIPLSLYPLSIDWDGRRYSAGDSLRFVFTPVGIDVRSLQFEGPLGILTANGRYDYDAGMSFVFSVDHFRLDAVRRWFLPHRPMDGLMVISGRIAGTVQSPTFAIDGTISDVEYDQRPYGDVTLAVSYADRRLDVANLHLQNDDFTVDIAGSFPIDLSPTPVGSRILDEPMRGRLIASGEVLDRLAVLQDQTLESIQGPFAISAIVEGTPHAPRLSGDAHLRGGHIKLLDFVDPLDNAQVDLILRQDTIIIERAEMVVGEGKDKGRVDASGSVRIVTYDDLDYNVRVKGHKVPARFEFVDWVAQADFDLTVRGSAPPFMSGTIRPQRFVDREPFDDDDAPRAEDTTLWDWDLTVDVPGNYWIHNDQIEAEMSAQMRILRQRGLINFVGEAEVVRGKVNFFDRVGRIERGVLTFDDPNTPDPALDIDVVFRIQQPRVEAAGPGATSEVVDLRMHVGGRASEPLIQPEPPYTEEDVLLLLAANATSATSGDPFADRLRFAATGLVFSEVQRAAARRLGLETFEIESGGSASDTRITIGRYLSPQFYLYGASPVASGSGQEVGFEYRFSRRLYLEGNRDRDNNYRLNLHINWDY; translated from the coding sequence ATGAGCAAATTCTTCAAAATCCTGCTGATCATCGTCTTGGTCTTTGTCGGGCTGGTCATTACCGGTGTCATAGTTCTGACACAGACTTCGTTGCTGAAAAACAGGGCCAGCGCGCTGCTGAACGAGCGGCTGGGTTCCTCCACTCGGCTTCAGATCAGGATCGGCGATCTGTCGGGATCCTATCTCGATGGGATCGCCGCCGACTCGGTTGTGCTCACGACCGACGGCGACGGCGCCCTCGATACCGTCGCGGTGGTCGGCCGGGTCGAGGCGAGGTACAGTGCCTCGAACATTCTGGGCGGGCAGTTTCGCATTCGCCGCCTGGCCATCACGAATCCGCGCATCTTTGTGCCGCGCGATTCGGTCATTGCTTACCTGCAATCGCTATTCACCGACACCGGCTCGGCTGCAGCGGGGCGTCCGCCATCGGCATTCGAGATCGACACGCTCGTCATCACCAACGGCGCGATCCTTCACGCCGACGACTCCAGCATCGTCGCCGAGGCGATCAACCTGTTGCTGGAGATTCGTCAGAGTGGCACGGGCGCTCATGCCGTTGTGCATTCCGGCACCGCGCAGGTCGAGCGGCTCGGCACGGTGACGGCACGCGCCGACCTGCATTACGTCGATCGCCAAGTGTCGTTCGATTCGGTTGCCATCCGCACCAATCGCTCCAACATCTGGCTGTCAGGGACATCACAGCATTTCACGATCAAAACCACTCCAATCGATCTGGCGGAGGTCGAGTTGTTTCGGCCGATCGGCGTTGGCGGACTACTGCGATTCGATGGCGCAATCGCGTCCGATTCCACACGAGATGTCTGGACCCTTGTCGGTACGGTTTCGGGTCGTCTGGACCGCTACGAATTGGAAGATGTCCGGGTTCGGCTGAGTGTCGACAGCACCGGCGTTGTAGTCGATTCGGTTGCGGGACACATCTCGGGGGCTCGCTGGCGTGGATCGGGCCTCTTGGACTGGCGCTTGGTGCCGATGGCGTGGTCGTACGAGGGCGCAGTCTCGAACTTCGATCTGCAGCGGTACGTTCCCAACGCAGTGCGCACCAACATATCAGGCAACGTGTCTGTCGCCGGCCACGGATCAACGGAACAGGACTTCGTGGCGCGGTGTGATGTGCGACTCGGCGCCGGCGCGATCGCCATGATCGATATGGACGCTGCCATCGGATTGTTGACCGCCTGCGCGGAGTCGTTGGTTGTCGACGGCGGCTTTATCGTCGAACTGAATGCGACACGTCTCTCCGTGTCGGGGCGTGTGGATTACAACGATTCTCTGGACGTGGTGGCGGATTTCGAGTGCAGCGATCTGACCGCGTGGCGCGAATATCTTCCGGTCGAATCGTTATCCGGAGCAGGCGGCGGCTTCGTTTATTTCTCGGGACCGACCGATGATCCGGATTTGTCCGGTGTCATCGAGTCCGACTCGCTGCGGCTATTTGATCTTGTCACCTCCAGCTTTCACGGGCGGTTCCATGTGCCGCGATTTCTGTCCGATCCGTCCGGAAGCCTGGAAGCGCACCTCGGGAGCTCCGACGTCTGGGGGATCGCGACCGACTCGATCACTCTTTCGGCCGCGGTTGCGGGGCACCAGATCACGCTTGACTGGATTGACTGGAGTACGCCAGGGCACCACCTGGAAGGAGCCGGCGTGCTCGACATCGCAGGCGATTCCATTCCGTTGTCGCTGTACCCGCTGTCCATCGACTGGGATGGCCGCCGATACTCAGCCGGGGACAGTCTGCGTTTTGTTTTTACTCCCGTCGGTATCGACGTCAGGTCGCTGCAATTCGAAGGGCCGCTGGGAATTCTGACCGCGAACGGCCGCTACGACTACGATGCCGGGATGTCTTTCGTGTTCTCGGTCGACCATTTCCGTCTCGATGCCGTCCGCCGCTGGTTTCTTCCCCATCGGCCGATGGACGGCCTTATGGTGATCAGTGGGCGCATCGCCGGAACGGTGCAGAGCCCGACGTTTGCGATCGACGGCACAATCTCCGACGTCGAGTATGACCAACGCCCCTACGGCGACGTCACACTGGCGGTCTCCTACGCAGACCGTCGTCTCGATGTCGCCAATCTGCATCTGCAGAATGACGATTTCACAGTCGACATCGCCGGTTCGTTTCCGATTGATCTGAGCCCTACGCCGGTCGGCAGCCGCATACTCGATGAGCCGATGCGCGGGCGCCTGATCGCCTCGGGCGAGGTTCTCGACCGACTGGCAGTCTTACAGGATCAGACGCTCGAGTCGATCCAGGGGCCGTTTGCCATATCCGCCATCGTCGAGGGGACCCCCCATGCGCCCCGCCTGTCGGGGGATGCGCATCTGCGTGGCGGGCACATCAAGCTCCTGGACTTTGTCGATCCGTTGGATAATGCGCAGGTCGATCTGATATTGAGGCAGGATACGATCATCATCGAACGCGCCGAGATGGTGGTTGGTGAAGGAAAAGACAAGGGGCGGGTGGACGCTTCCGGTTCGGTGCGAATTGTAACGTACGACGACCTCGATTATAACGTTCGCGTGAAAGGCCATAAAGTCCCGGCCCGGTTCGAATTTGTCGACTGGGTGGCCCAGGCCGACTTTGATCTGACTGTGCGCGGCTCCGCGCCCCCGTTTATGTCCGGGACGATCCGCCCGCAACGGTTTGTCGACCGCGAACCATTCGACGACGACGACGCACCGCGCGCCGAGGACACGACTCTCTGGGATTGGGATTTGACCGTCGATGTTCCGGGCAACTATTGGATCCACAACGATCAAATCGAAGCCGAGATGTCGGCCCAGATGCGGATTCTCCGACAACGAGGGCTGATCAACTTCGTGGGCGAAGCGGAAGTTGTGCGCGGCAAGGTCAATTTCTTTGATCGCGTCGGACGAATCGAGAGGGGCGTGTTGACCTTTGATGATCCCAACACACCGGACCCGGCCCTGGACATCGATGTCGTCTTCCGCATCCAGCAGCCCCGAGTCGAAGCCGCCGGTCCCGGCGCGACCAGCGAAGTCGTCGATCTGCGCATGCATGTCGGCGGACGCGCATCGGAGCCGTTGATTCAACCCGAGCCGCCGTATACTGAGGAGGACGTCCTCCTGCTGTTGGCCGCCAATGCCACCTCCGCGACATCCGGCGATCCGTTCGCGGATCGCCTCCGATTCGCCGCGACCGGATTGGTGTTTTCCGAAGTCCAACGAGCCGCCGCGCGTCGTCTGGGACTGGAAACTTTCGAGATCGAATCGGGTGGCAGCGCCTCGGATACACGGATCACCATCGGGCGATACCTGTCGCCACAATTCTATTTGTACGGAGCCAGTCCGGTGGCCTCCGGCTCTGGTCAGGAGGTCGGATTCGAGTACCGCTTCAGTCGTCGCCTGTACCTGGAAGGCAACCGCGACCGCGACAACAACTACCGTCTCAATCTGCACATCAATTGGGACTACTAA
- a CDS encoding S1C family serine protease, producing MTLQLKSAWSINDVLMPVLVCLLTALTLPAAAQGQSVLATLERELRAIAESVTPSVVTVRGIPRAPASDVSSDRSMSVGSGIITDSEGTIITTARVVADADDFWVELWDGRLLRAALVGTDRQVAVLQINANGLQPASLGDAASLGVGSIVSAIGNSYGFSGAMTWGIVNGFRPDGTIQLTMGISAGNSGGALVDSEGRVVGIVKAKISEPYYVDPLRLPGGENQVSLTIPGRRLELPTSSVSLAIPIGDAVRSLARIVNSGENAPAYVGVYVEDLTGWHVAHFKTQHGVLVTGVVDQTPASRYGMKLGDVITAIDRQDVPTVQRFRQLVAQAIPGQRLLFDVLRGGLPLKIVVQTGRADIPNVYQPTASLTAAPAGSASGRPRSTSDLPSNQPMASQHGLAVPPIPSSGLQDSLVMRDPRGRMEQMHETLDSIRREIDKVPDSPTTP from the coding sequence GTGACCCTACAATTGAAGAGCGCTTGGTCGATCAACGACGTATTGATGCCGGTCTTGGTGTGTTTGCTCACGGCGCTCACGCTCCCTGCCGCTGCCCAGGGCCAGAGTGTCCTGGCCACATTGGAGCGGGAACTCCGCGCGATCGCCGAGAGTGTCACGCCGTCGGTCGTCACCGTACGCGGAATACCCCGCGCGCCGGCCTCGGATGTTTCATCGGATCGTTCGATGTCGGTCGGGTCAGGGATTATCACCGACAGCGAAGGGACGATCATCACCACGGCCCGCGTGGTTGCCGATGCCGATGACTTCTGGGTCGAGTTGTGGGATGGACGGCTCCTGCGAGCGGCGCTGGTCGGGACCGACCGGCAGGTGGCCGTGCTCCAGATCAACGCGAACGGATTGCAGCCCGCCAGTCTGGGGGATGCCGCGTCATTGGGTGTGGGATCGATCGTCTCCGCCATCGGCAATTCGTATGGCTTTTCCGGCGCCATGACCTGGGGAATTGTCAACGGATTCCGCCCCGATGGCACGATTCAATTGACGATGGGCATCTCGGCCGGCAACTCGGGAGGTGCGTTAGTCGACAGCGAAGGGCGCGTGGTCGGAATTGTCAAAGCCAAGATATCCGAACCGTACTATGTCGACCCGTTGCGCCTTCCCGGTGGCGAGAATCAGGTGTCGCTGACCATCCCCGGCCGACGGCTTGAATTGCCGACCTCTTCAGTTTCGCTGGCGATTCCCATCGGCGATGCCGTGCGTTCGTTGGCACGCATCGTCAATTCGGGTGAGAACGCCCCGGCCTATGTCGGTGTGTATGTCGAGGACCTCACCGGCTGGCACGTTGCGCACTTCAAAACCCAACACGGCGTCCTGGTGACCGGCGTCGTCGATCAGACGCCTGCGTCGCGTTACGGCATGAAGTTGGGTGATGTGATCACCGCCATCGACCGCCAGGACGTGCCGACGGTACAAAGATTCCGGCAACTGGTGGCCCAGGCCATTCCCGGCCAGCGCCTGCTTTTTGACGTGCTCCGTGGCGGACTGCCGTTGAAGATCGTTGTGCAGACCGGTCGCGCGGATATTCCCAATGTTTATCAGCCGACGGCATCACTCACAGCGGCCCCGGCGGGCTCCGCATCAGGCCGACCGCGCTCCACGTCGGACCTACCGTCAAACCAGCCGATGGCGTCGCAGCACGGTCTGGCTGTACCTCCCATTCCCTCCTCGGGACTGCAGGATTCCCTTGTCATGCGCGATCCGAGAGGACGGATGGAGCAGATGCACGAAACTCTCGATTCCATTCGGCGCGAAATCGACAAGGTTCCGGATTCACCCACGACTCCGTAA
- a CDS encoding zf-HC2 domain-containing protein, which translates to MRCRKARWYLCARCDETLSERQRKRLNAHLELCSECRRESFYFAELTATASRMEPVSVRPDFNLRLRSAIQRAEPVPSPVVRRGWFAAVPRLQWRPAYAFAMAAALVLIAFGSFQYSSYRDRQAVAAENARIGQDGELARDAALGLGDNQSVVPPQWSPVDGLSPEMRRLQEQYLADHKLPRNYILGGDEIADTAMAAPGTEYVMPVVRSDQMMQQVSY; encoded by the coding sequence GTGCGTTGTCGGAAGGCTCGCTGGTACCTGTGCGCTCGATGTGACGAGACGCTCTCGGAGCGTCAGCGCAAGCGTCTCAACGCGCATTTGGAGCTGTGCTCCGAGTGCCGCCGTGAGTCGTTCTATTTCGCCGAATTGACCGCGACCGCCTCGCGCATGGAACCCGTGTCGGTGCGTCCCGATTTTAACCTCCGATTGCGGTCGGCCATCCAGCGTGCGGAACCGGTCCCGTCTCCAGTTGTGCGTCGCGGATGGTTCGCGGCTGTGCCGCGACTGCAGTGGCGTCCGGCGTATGCCTTCGCGATGGCCGCCGCACTGGTCCTGATCGCGTTTGGATCGTTCCAGTACTCGAGCTATCGCGACCGTCAGGCAGTGGCGGCGGAGAATGCCCGGATCGGGCAGGATGGCGAGTTGGCCCGCGACGCCGCGTTGGGACTCGGCGACAACCAATCGGTCGTGCCGCCGCAGTGGTCGCCGGTCGATGGCCTCTCGCCGGAAATGCGCCGTTTGCAGGAACAGTACCTCGCCGATCACAAACTGCCGCGGAACTACATCCTCGGCGGCGACGAGATCGCCGACACAGCAATGGCGGCACCGGGTACCGAATACGTGATGCCGGTCGTCCGTTCCGATCAAATGATGCAACAGGTCAGTTATTGA
- a CDS encoding sigma-70 family RNA polymerase sigma factor codes for METAKAIDHGLMRRIQKDDFDAFETLVDRYKTRLVNVIYRMLGDQNEAEDLVQETFLRVWTHRQDYDFSYCLSTWVYTIALNLAKNELRKRRKVKFFNIGELAEKGIDLPDPKMGPSALGHLLQGAITKLPTKYKTAFLLRDVEQLPYEDVAQILGVPLGTVKSRVNRARAVLKNDLKPKLEQSRALSEGSLVPVRSM; via the coding sequence ATGGAGACAGCCAAGGCGATAGACCACGGTTTGATGCGTCGCATCCAAAAGGATGACTTCGACGCGTTCGAAACACTCGTCGACCGTTACAAAACGCGGCTGGTCAATGTCATTTACCGCATGCTCGGTGACCAAAACGAAGCCGAAGATCTCGTACAGGAGACCTTCTTGCGTGTCTGGACACATCGACAGGACTACGACTTCTCATACTGCCTCTCGACGTGGGTCTACACCATCGCGTTGAATCTGGCGAAGAATGAATTGCGCAAGCGCCGTAAGGTGAAATTCTTCAACATCGGTGAACTGGCCGAAAAAGGGATTGATCTGCCCGATCCCAAAATGGGGCCGTCGGCGCTCGGCCACTTGCTGCAGGGCGCAATCACGAAGCTGCCGACAAAATACAAGACGGCATTCCTGCTGCGGGATGTCGAGCAATTGCCGTACGAAGATGTGGCCCAGATTCTGGGCGTGCCATTGGGTACAGTCAAATCACGCGTCAACCGGGCGCGGGCCGTGCTGAAAAACGATCTCAAACCGAAACTGGAGCAAAGCCGTGCGTTGTCGGAAGGCTCGCTGGTACCTGTGCGCTCGATGTGA